One Spiribacter halobius DNA segment encodes these proteins:
- a CDS encoding CPXCG motif-containing cysteine-rich protein — translation MIEERTVECPYCGEPFTTLVDWSAGDQSYVEDCAVCCRPIEFRLMADSTGSGEIVTLRDDE, via the coding sequence GTGATCGAGGAACGGACGGTGGAGTGCCCCTACTGCGGGGAGCCGTTCACCACGCTGGTGGACTGGTCCGCCGGCGACCAGTCCTACGTCGAGGACTGCGCCGTCTGCTGCCGCCCCATCGAGTTCCGGCTCATGGCCGACAGTACAGGCAGCGGCGAGATCGTCACCCTCCGCGATGACGAGTGA
- the hemW gene encoding radical SAM family heme chaperone HemW, giving the protein MTPLPPLGLYLHLPWCVQKCPYCDFNSHALRGPLPETDYLTALLRDAAWEAPTATGRSVRTIFIGGGTPSLFSPAAIGQLLEGLSQHLTVAGDAEITLEANPGTVEQKRFEGFRAAGVNRLSIGVQSFDAGQLHRLGRIHGPGEARAAARAARAAGFERFNLDLMFALPDQDLAGAVADVDAAIALEPEHISHYQLTLEPGTAFHARPPALPDEDLAADMEAACAERLAAAGFVRYEVSAWSRPGGACRHNLNYWRFGDYLALGAGGHGKLSTSDGRIQRTRKVALPRHYQTVAGTPAAVAEAWEVPADERVLEYLMNALRLVDGAPRAEALARTGLPWSAFAPGVAEARARGWMVSDPERLAATAEGLRFLNDLLGLFLEPATEAAS; this is encoded by the coding sequence ATGACCCCGCTGCCACCCCTCGGCCTCTACCTGCACCTGCCCTGGTGCGTGCAGAAGTGCCCCTACTGCGACTTCAACTCCCACGCCCTGCGCGGGCCGCTCCCCGAGACCGACTACCTCACGGCGCTGCTGCGGGATGCCGCCTGGGAGGCACCGACGGCGACCGGCCGCAGCGTGCGCACGATATTCATCGGCGGGGGCACGCCGAGCCTGTTCTCGCCGGCGGCCATCGGGCAGCTGCTGGAGGGGCTGTCGCAACACCTGACGGTGGCCGGCGATGCCGAGATCACCCTGGAGGCCAACCCCGGCACGGTGGAGCAGAAGCGCTTCGAGGGCTTCCGCGCCGCCGGGGTGAACCGGCTGTCGATTGGCGTGCAGAGCTTCGACGCGGGCCAGCTGCATCGCCTGGGGCGCATCCACGGCCCCGGCGAGGCCCGCGCCGCGGCGCGGGCGGCGCGGGCGGCCGGATTCGAGCGCTTCAACCTGGATCTGATGTTTGCCCTGCCCGACCAGGACCTGGCCGGCGCCGTGGCGGACGTGGACGCGGCCATTGCGCTCGAGCCCGAGCATATATCCCATTATCAGCTGACCCTGGAGCCCGGCACGGCCTTCCACGCGCGCCCGCCGGCCCTGCCCGACGAGGACCTGGCGGCGGACATGGAGGCGGCCTGCGCGGAGCGCCTGGCGGCGGCGGGCTTCGTCCGCTACGAGGTCTCCGCCTGGAGCCGGCCCGGCGGTGCCTGCCGGCACAACCTCAACTACTGGCGCTTCGGCGACTACCTGGCCCTGGGCGCGGGCGGCCACGGCAAGCTCAGCACCAGCGACGGCCGCATCCAGCGCACCCGCAAGGTGGCCCTGCCGCGCCACTATCAGACGGTGGCGGGCACCCCGGCCGCCGTCGCCGAGGCGTGGGAGGTGCCCGCCGACGAGCGCGTGCTGGAGTACCTGATGAACGCCCTGCGCCTGGTGGACGGCGCCCCGCGGGCCGAGGCCCTGGCGCGCACCGGGCTGCCCTGGTCGGCCTTCGCCCCGGGCGTCGCCGAGGCGCGCGCTCGTGGCTGGATGGTCTCCGACCCCGAACGCCTCGCCGCCACCGCCGAGGGTCTGCGCTTTCTGAACGATCTCCTGGGGCTGTTCCTGGAGCCGGCCACGGAGGCCGCCTCGTGA
- the rdgB gene encoding RdgB/HAM1 family non-canonical purine NTP pyrophosphatase, translating into MRIVLATGNPGKVSELQALLEGLGVEVLPQSFYYVPAAAETGTTFVENAIIKARNACEHTGLPAIADDSGLEVDGLGGAPGVHSARWAGEDADDAANNARLQDELLDVPEAERSARFRCVAVYLRHAADPAPLIAEGVWPGRVLEQPRGGHGFGYDPHFLVPELDRTAAELDAATKNRLSHRGQALQRLREALAREWGAHA; encoded by the coding sequence ATGCGCATCGTCCTAGCCACCGGCAACCCGGGCAAGGTCAGCGAGCTGCAGGCGCTGCTCGAAGGGCTTGGCGTCGAGGTGCTGCCGCAGTCTTTCTATTACGTCCCCGCCGCCGCCGAGACCGGGACCACCTTCGTCGAGAACGCGATCATCAAGGCGCGCAACGCCTGCGAGCACACCGGACTGCCGGCGATCGCCGACGATTCCGGGCTCGAGGTGGACGGCCTCGGCGGGGCACCCGGCGTGCACTCCGCGCGCTGGGCGGGGGAAGACGCCGATGACGCCGCCAACAATGCCCGGCTGCAGGACGAGCTGCTGGACGTGCCCGAAGCGGAGCGCAGCGCGCGGTTTCGCTGCGTGGCGGTCTACCTGCGCCATGCCGCGGATCCGGCGCCACTCATCGCCGAGGGCGTCTGGCCGGGGCGGGTACTGGAGCAGCCCCGCGGCGGGCACGGCTTCGGCTACGACCCGCACTTCCTGGTTCCGGAGCTCGACCGCACTGCTGCCGAGCTGGACGCCGCCACCAAGAACCGGCTGAGCCACCGCGGCCAGGCACTGCAGCGCCTGCGCGAGGCCCTGGCACGGGAATGGGGCGCGCACGCATGA
- the rph gene encoding ribonuclease PH, with amino-acid sequence MRPSGRQPDELRQVRLTRHFTKHAEGSVLVEFGDTRVLCTASVEERVPPWLRGNRRGWLTAEYGMLPRATGSRNDREAARGRQQGRTIEIQRLIGRALRAVVDLEALGERQVVLDCDVLQADGGTRTAAITGSYVALADAVGRLLRDGSLRRNPLHGQVAAISVGIYRGEPVLDLDYAEDAEAETDMNVVMNDASHFIEVQGTAEGHAFRRAELDGMLDLAQKGISGLLEAQRVALEE; translated from the coding sequence ATGCGCCCGAGCGGCCGTCAGCCGGACGAGCTGCGTCAGGTCCGCCTCACGCGGCATTTCACCAAGCATGCGGAGGGCTCCGTACTGGTGGAGTTCGGCGATACGCGGGTCCTCTGCACCGCCTCCGTGGAGGAACGGGTGCCGCCCTGGCTGCGCGGCAACCGCCGGGGCTGGCTCACCGCCGAATACGGCATGCTGCCGCGGGCCACCGGCAGCCGCAACGACCGCGAGGCCGCCCGTGGCCGCCAGCAGGGCCGCACCATCGAGATCCAGCGCCTGATCGGTCGCGCCCTGCGTGCCGTAGTCGACCTGGAGGCGCTGGGCGAGCGCCAGGTGGTGCTGGACTGCGACGTCCTCCAGGCCGACGGCGGCACCCGCACTGCGGCCATCACGGGCAGCTACGTCGCCCTGGCCGACGCCGTCGGCCGACTGCTGCGCGACGGCAGCCTCCGACGCAACCCCCTGCACGGCCAGGTCGCCGCCATCTCGGTCGGCATCTACCGGGGCGAGCCCGTGCTCGACCTGGACTACGCCGAGGACGCCGAGGCGGAGACGGACATGAACGTGGTCATGAACGACGCCAGCCACTTCATCGAGGTCCAGGGCACCGCCGAAGGCCACGCCTTCCGCCGTGCCGAGCTGGACGGGATGCTGGACCTGGCGCAGAAGGGAATCAGCGGACTGCTGGAGGCGCAGCGGGTGGCGCTGGAGGAATGA